The Chitinophaga niabensis genomic interval AAACATTGGCTGGGAGATGTAGTGGCAGGTGCAGGGGTCGGTATCCTTTCAACAGATCTGGCTTATTACATTTATCCTTCCATGAGGCGGATGTTTACTAATAAAAAGACCGCGGGAACAACCATCATTGTACCAACTTACCAGCAGGGAGTGCCCGGTATCAGCATGGTACATGTTTTCAGATAATCCCGGTTATTTAAAGTGAATGGTGAACACGTGTTTTTCCACTTCATAATCATATGTAACCCTAAGACCGGAAGCTTCGCAGATCTGGCGGATCACTGCCAGCCCCAAACCGTTACTGGTACTGCTATTGGAAGGATTATAAAATCGCTGGAAAAGATGTGTTTTACTCAGAGGAGTATTGTTGCCGGTATTACTGATCACCATTTGTTCCTCATCTAAAGAAATAAAGATCTCTCCATGATCGTAATTATGCCGGGTAGCATTGCTGAAAAGGTTATTCAGTAAAAATTCGATCAACTCCTTATTGGCGTTGAGGGTTACCGCTTTAATCTCTGTATGGACCGTCAGATGCCTGTCCTCCCAAAGTTCTTTAAATTGCGCAATTTTCTTCGTTAAGAGCTGATCAATGCTCACCAGGGATTTAGAGGCGAATTGTTCGTTTTCTATTTTGGTCAGTAACAGCAGGGATTGGTTCATCCTTGCTAATTTATTCAGCGCTTCTATCGCTCCTTGTAATGCGGCAAACTGGTGCTCCTGCATGTTTTCGTCCTGCATGATCACTTCCAGTTTAGACCGGATGATGGCCAGCGGGGTCTGGAGTTCATGAGATGCGTTTTCCGTAAATACCTTTAACGCTTCATAGTCCTGTAATGCCTTTTCCGTACTGCGTTCCAGCGTGGCATTCATAAAGCTGAACTCGTCAATGCCTGTGGGGGGAAATTTAAGTACCTGCCGGTTCCCTACTTTGAACTGCTGCAGGATCTCTAAAGAATGATAAAAAGGCTGCCACAGCCTTTTTAGGGTTGTTCTGTTAATAACAAATGTGGCAATAAGGATTAAAAGGATGGTACAGAATGTGATCAGGAAAACGGAGCGGGTAATGAGTTCCGTTCCCTCCAGGGACTTACTCACGCTTACATTATACCACTGCCCACCCGCACGAATGCTAAACTCAAGTTTCCGGAATTGCTCTTCATCGCCGGGCATTTCTATTGTTTCATAGAGTTGACCCTCAACCGGTTCTGCCGTTTGGCGAAAGAGGATCTGTTGGTCTTTTACCTCTACGGGGCGTGGTAAAGAATCGTGCTGATGAACAAAATTGCTGATCTCATTCTGCTCAATTTCAAGATCTTCATCCACCTGCCGCAAAAGCGTGAAGTGAAGTGCGAAATAAAAAGCAATGCCCGCCAGCACAAAGATCGCAATTGTTGAAAGCAGATTAATACGGTTATATTTTTCCAGTAATTTCATCGCAGCTGTTTAATAAGAGAACTTATACCCCATCCCATAGATGGATTTGATATAATCAGGGCAGCCTGATTGCACCAGCTTTTTCCGGAGGTTTTTGATATGACTGTAAATGAAGTCGTAGTTTTCGGAAATATCCATATCGTCTCCCCATAAATGTTCTGCTATGGCGCTTTTGCTGATCACCCTGTTCTTATTGCTGATGAAATAAAGTAACAGATCGTACTCTTTACGGGTAAGGTCTATTACTTTATTTTTTACAACGGCTGTTTTTTCCAGCAGGTTCAGCTGTAATTCATCAAACGATATAATATTACTGCCATCAAAGCTTTTCCTCCTGATAATGGCAGCTACGCGGGCTGATAGCTCCGGTAAATAAAATGGCTTGGCCAGATAATCGTCCGCGCCGGCCTTTAATCCATATACTTTATCATCCAGGGAGTTTTTGGCGGAAACTATCAATACCCCATCTGCTTTATTACTGCGTTTTAATTCTTTAAGCAGGTCCAGCCCGCTTCCGCCGGGAAGGTTAATGTCTAATATGATGCAGGTATAATCATAGAGAGAGATCTTTTCCATGGCTGTTTCAAAGGTCCCTGCCACTTCACACAGGAAGTTCTCATCTGCCAGGTACTGGCATATACTGTCTGACAGGTTCTGCTCATCCTCTATGATCAATACTTTCATATAGTTACAATTAATACGAAGTACGGGATAAAATCTGTAGACATTTAGACATCAGTCTATCCGAAACTCCGGCTTATGAAAGAACCCGAACCAGAAAGCAAACCCCTCATTTTGCTCCAATATCCCAAACTGATCGAATATCTCATGCGCAAAAGGCACTCCTGCCGTACCATTGGCCGTGATCACCTGTTTATCCCGAACAGCTGCTTTCTGAACATAATTCGCTTCCCCTTTATAAGAAGGTACTGCATCCTTCAACAACCCCAGGTCATTGCTGGTATGTTTGATATTATCCAGGAAACCCTCTGCCGCCATGTATAAGGTGGCATCACAGATAGCCGCCACTGTTTTCCCTTCACTCAATGCTTCTTTAATAAAAGGGGTGATCTCCCGGTTCTTTCCTTCGGACCATGCTGCCCCTCCCGGAATAATAATAAGATCAGCCGTATCCAGTTCCGCTAAGGACAGCCTGGGCACAACCGTAAGGTTACCAGCGGAGGTGACTGGTTTTCCATCAAGAGAAAATGTCTGTACTTCGAAATCAGTGAACTGCTGCAAACCTGCAACTGCGAGAGCGGGTTCCCAGTCAGAATACCCATTGAATACAAAGAGATAACAAAGTTTGTTTTTCATGACGCCTGTTTTTATTGACAGTACAAATGTCCTGCCGGGGAATGACAGCCTTATGTCAGTAGAAAAACAGGCATATGATGAAAGTCATTGTTTTTTTTGCGCATAAAGCGCTAACTTGCCCCCTGAAATATCTTAAAACTGTATATCATGTTGTTGAACGTTCTACTCAGCTCTGGCTATGAGCTCGGCAATAAAATCGGCCACTACGGCGCTTGGTTTTTCATCATTCTGTTTAGCCTGATGTTTTTGTATGCCATGGTGAAATACGTTAAACGTTAATCAGACAGCTCAAAATATTTGAAATAAAAGGCCCCCGATCCAATCGGGGGCCTTTTTATATGAAGTAATTTAAAACGCTTCCGACAGCGAAATATAAAACCCGCTCTGCCGCTTTTCTCCCGGCCTCTTTTCTCCCCATCCATAATCCACCCGAAGCGTGATCCGTGCCGCCTTATCATAGAAGTAACGCAGCCCCAGCCCATAATTGGGTTTTAACCCAGCAGTGGTAAATCCGCCATTCTTGAACACGGTACCTGTTCCGGCAAAACCTGCCAGCGCAAAAGTGGGTTTCATATCAATGAACCAGAACTTAATATGTTTCTTAGGGTCTAAGAAATAACGGTACTCCGCCTGTGCTGCCAGGTAATTCTGGTCGCGGTAACGCCCCGTATAATAACCCCGCATAATGTTATCATTCCCCATTTCCGGCATCAGGTAAAAAGGCAATGTATTACCCTGCAGGGAATGCCCGTAAGCATTCAGGCCCAGTGTGCTTTTTGCAGAGATGGGAATAAAATGACTGGCCTTCAGCTCAAGCCGCCACAAAGGATGTTTGCTTAAAAAAGAAGGGGCGTAGGATACATTGGTCCTTACAAAAGTGCCCCCTGTGCAGTAATTCTGATTATTCCGGTTATCGTACACACCCGTCACCCCCAAAAAAGTAGCGTAACCACCTTCTTTATCCTGCAGATCTGCCAGCGGGTAAATACCTTTCTGTTCATCCACCGTGAACCGGTCGTGCTGATACATAAGGGAAAGCCCTGCGTAAAAATGACTGGTCACTCTTTTCTCAGCTTCTACGGAGAACTTGTACCTTTTATTCCCTACCAGGGAGCGGTTCTTGTACTGCGTAGTATCTCCCATTCCGTAGAAATAGAAAGGGAAATTATGATAGCGGAAGTTTGTTTTTATATGGAAGTTGTTATCCTTCGTCCAGTTTTCGAAACGGACGTCAAACTTGAACTGGCTATTGGTAGTGAAGGTTGAAAGTATGCTGGCCGTGGAGTTCCGCGTCCAGGGAGAAGGGTCCTTTTTATCTGAATAATAGGAATACAGTGCAGCTACGCCGAATTCAAAACCCTTTTCGGGAGAAAAACCAATCACCGGTATCGGGAAAAGACTGTTCCTGCGCGCCGGAATAGAATCCGGCAGAGGAGAATCCTGTGCTCTCAGTCCCGACCCCGCCAAAATACAGAGAGAAAGTGCCGAAATGGTTTTACGCATCTGCGCAATATGCAAAAAATTCCTGAGGTACGAACAGCCGGCTACCGCTGCAAAGCCTTAAGGGATATGATTTAACACTTTCTTACCACGTATAAAACCAGCGATCAGATTAATGATAAATAGAATTTGTCCCAGCAGGAAAATAGCCAATAGAAAAACAGGCGTCTGTTTCAACACAACAGCTACCAATGCGCTGAAACCTGTTCCTGCCACGTGAAACCATTGAGTGCTGCGCCATTGGCGATAATTATCCGTGAGAAAATAAAGTACGGTTTCCAGTAGAAAGAACCCGCCCATCAACACTCCTATGTGAAAATTACTGATAATATAATAAGTGTCCATCAAGGGAATGTCTGTTGTAGAACGGCCTGCAAGAAAGCCCGAAATGATTACCAGCAAAGAAATGATCAGCAGGATATATTTGGGCTGGGATAAAAACGTCATATAGCAGCATTTTTCCTGATATCCTCAAACCGCTGGTCCTTCACCAGCTTCCCATCCTCGAAAACCGTTTCCAACACATCGGGCAGCTCAGGAAACTCATCCGCCCCCACCGTTTTATACCCATCAGAACCCTTCACGAGCTTGAATTTCCCCGCCTTGGATTTTTTGAAAGAAGTCCGCAGTTCGCCGGAAGCATCCATTTCCACCGGAGACTTAGAAACATCCACGCCTTCCCCGTTAATCTCCGCATAAGAACATTTCAGTGCAAACTCCTGCGTATCCCGGTTCACCTTTTGGATCAAAGCCCCGCCCATACCCAGCACAAGGTTCTCCGCACTGATCCCTGCCTGCTGTAAGGCAGCATAGATCTCCCGGATGGATTGGTAATTGATCCCATCCCCCTGGATCACCCGAACCTGTGGTGGCAGTACTTTATAGCCCTTTTCATTCAGGGTAAATCCAAATTTATCCATCAGGATCCCGAACACTTTCAGCAATGTTCTCACCGGGTCTCCGGAATCCGGCCGGATCACCAATGTACCTTTCCTGGCCAGGACCTGGTCTTTCAGCAAAGTGCCCCAGTATTCCTCACAGGCCCGGAAGATATTATAGGAATCAGAGACACAGGCAATAGTGCCTTCCGGAAAAGTGTCCAGCACATGTTTGAATATTTTTTCCTCTCCTGCTTCTCCCAATAAAGTAACAATAGAATGTTCCGTAGCCGGAATGGAAAGCCCCGGAGCTTTCGATGCATGGTAATATCTTTTCGCAAAAGTGGAAGCCGCCAATGTATCGCTCCCGCTGAAGTTCACAAGATGCGCACTGCCACCTAACCCTGCCGCCTCTACGGAAGTAGCGCCACGGAATCCAAAATCATTCAGCACAAGATCGATCCCCGCCTGCGAAGCGGCACTGGCCGTAGCCTTGAAGTATTGGAGAACAATCTTCTTTATCTCCCGCGAAAGCGTAGCTACCGTATTCGGATACCAAACCTGCATCAGTAATGTCTCTAAAAAATTCGTGAGCCAATAACATTTAGGGTCCGTATTTTCGATCGTCATCAATACATTTTTCACCGGAACAACAGTTCCTTCCGGCACCGCTTTAATCCGCACAGGCAAATGGCCACTATGTTCTTCCAGGAGATATTGAAAGCGCGAGGCATCAAATACATCATCCCTGCCAAATACTTCCGGCAACATCTCCGAAGCCTCTTTGATCTTTTCCGCAGTGATCACCTGACCTTCTAAATAGGCTTTCAGAAGATACTGCAATCCATAAAATACCGTTTCGGAAAACAGGCCGCCACGGCTTTCCAGGTAAGAATAGATCTTATTCGTGCCCGGAACATAGAGCTTGTGATGGGAATATTTGTAGGCGTCCGCGAGTAAAATAAGGTTCTGCATACTGTAAATTAAGCATTTAGCCCCTAAATGAAGAAACCCTTTGCTGGAAAGGGTTTCGGGCTAATTTATGTTCTTTGTACACAAATAGCCATATTATATTCAATATTCATATATTATTTGTGTAAATAGGCGCTAAAATCTAAAAACCAGTACTTTAGGAGAATATTTCAACGAAAGTGCCCTTTTCCTGTAATTCCGTGAATTTCTCCCTGTTAAAGCTAAATAATTGAGCCGGACGACCTTGTAAAGGGTGCTTCAATTTCTCCTGCTGCGTGGTCAGTAATCCCAATCCGTGGATCTTTTTCTGGAAATTCCGCCGGTCTACCATCCGGTCGTACAACCATTCGTAGAGTTTCTCCAGTTCGGAAACAGGGAACTTGGCATCGAGCAGTTCAAAGGCCAGGGGTTCATGCCTGAAACGCAGGCGAAGATGGTCCAGCGCAGCGGCAATCACTTCTGCATGATCAAAGGCCATTTGCGGTAATTCCCTCACGGGGTACCAGCGTGCTTCTTTGTTTCCCGCGCCCAGCGTTAGTTTAGCCGCGGAAGGTTTGATCAGCCCTACATGTGCCACACACAATACGCGGCCACGCGGATCACGGTCCGGCGCGCCAAAAGTTTTGAACTGTTCCAGGTAATTAACACGGAGCCCGGTCTCATCGCGGATTTCGCGATGTACGGCGTTTTCCAGCGGTTCGTCGTTTTGAACAAAACCACCGGGAAGCCCCCATTTAAAAATGTGAGGAGGGATACTGCGTTTACTGAGCAATACCATCATGCCTTCCTTAGAGTTGAAGCGAAGCACTACGGCATCCGCTGTCACCCTGATGTGTTGATGAACTGGCAAGGGATAATCGTTTTTACTGAATTACTTTTCTCTGATGTACTGTTCCACTTGTGCTGTGCCTTTGTGAAGGTTCACGAACAGCGGATTTTTAGCCGGGTCAAAAACAATGATGGTATTGGATTCCCAGGCATCCTGTGGTGTTGGCAGCACCAGGTCTACCTGTAATCCATTTTGCCGGCGGAACATCAAACTGTCCTTTTTGATATACCTCACCGGAAATTGCTGTTCTTTTAAATATTGTACTAAAAGCTCTCTGCTGGCGTTAACCAAACTATCCGTTACGATCGGATGTTCCCGCATCACAAAACATTTTTCACTGATCACATCGTAATTGGCGGTGTCTGTTTTCTCACGTGTAGGGTTACACGCAGTAAGCACTGCCAGTGTAAGTAGGAAGTAACGCATAATGCAAGTTATAAACTTAAAAACGGATGTCAAATACTTTCTCTTCTTTTCCGCGCTTTACTTTAACGGTCGTTTGGTCTCCGGCTTTAAATGTTGAAAGGGCTCCCATATAAGTTTCCACATCCGTAACGGGCATATTTCCCAGTTGAATGATCACATCACCAGTAGCCAAACCAGCCTTGCTGGCGGGTTTGCCATCAGAAACACCGTCTACCCGCACGCCCCCTTTGCTATAGGTATAGTCCGGCATAATACCCAGCGTTACCGTAAAGCGGGTACTGCGCCCCATCTGCATTTCCCGGGTTTTGGTAAAAGCCAGGCGGGGCTGCGCATTGGTTTTTTCAATGATCTCATACACCGTTTTCAGCACGGTGAGTTCTCCTTCGTAATTGATCTTATCCGCGTCGTCGCTGGGTTTGTGGTAATCCGCATGGGTGCCGGTAAAAAAGAAAAGCACGGGAATATCTTTCCGGTAAAAGGAGGTATGGTCAGATGGGCCGGTGCCGGAAGAATCATAACTTACTTTTAACCCGGAAGGCAGGCTGCTTTTGAGGAGGGCCGTCCAGGAAGGAGAGGTGCCAATGCCACCGATCTGTAAACCTTTATCATTATTGAGGCGGCCCACCATATCCATGTTCACCATGTAATTCACAGATGTAATATCTATAGTGCTGTTCTCTGTATAATACTTGCTGCCAAAAAGCCCCAGTTCTTCCCCGGAAAAAGCGATCAGCAGGTAATTGTTGTTTTTAAGTTTCGAAGCCTTCAGTAACCGGCCCAATTCCAGCAGGGCAGCCGTTCCGCTGGCATTATCATCTGCCCCGTTATGAATGGCCTTTTCGCCGGGGGCAAGGGAATTATGATCTTCTCCCAGCCCCAGGTGATCATAGTGTGCGCCGATAACAACCGTATTGGCGGCTCCGTTATCTATATACCCCACCACATTGGTACCGGTACGTTTGCTGTCTTTAAAATCCACCTGCATCTCTATCTGGAACCCATTGGCATCATCCGCGGAGAGGGTTTTGCTGGCTTCCGGGCCTACCCACACTGCCGGGATCGGCAAGGCTTCCGACTTTTCATCCAGCCAGCGGGTAACGGTCGTGAACTCCTCAGGGCCATTGTAGAACACAATGCCTGTAGCCCCGTTCTTTTTAGCTTCTTTGGTCTTTTTAATATACAACTCCATCGGAGAAGCATGCGGGCTTACCTTTTCATCCCAGGCCTTCACATTGTCCAGCCAGATATTATCCATTTCATTTACCCCCGGCAGCACTTCTCCTTTTGCTGCTTTTACAGCACTGAAGGGCAAAGGCCTGTAATGTTCAGGTTTGATGGCCTGGTGGTTAATGTTAAATTTTGTGTTGGCGCCGGGTTCTTTTCCTTCCCGTACCGTAAAAGTTTGCAGGTATCCCTGGTCCCCTTTGGGGCTAAGGCCCGCCAGCTTCATCTGTTCTGCAATGTAGGCGGAGGCCAGTTGTTCACCTTCCGTGCCAGTACGGCGCCCTTCCAGCTTATCACTGGCCAGGTAAGTCACATGCAATTGCAGGTTATTGACAGTTTTGCGATCAGCTTTCTTTTGCGGGTAAGCAACCAGCGTTATACAAACGAGTGGGAGTAACAGGTAACACTTTTTCACTGCATGGTAAATTTGAAGCAAAAATAATGGTAATCTCTGACCTAAAGTGGTATTTATCATAGGAATGTCTTACGCAGCCACCCCCTTTGTTTTATCGTCAAATTAAATATTAAATTTGCCGGGCTCTGGAACGAGTTACAACAAAACACCAAAAAATGAAGAACACGCCGTTTACACACAAACACATTGCACTGGGCGCAAAAATGGCGCCATTCGCAGGTTATAACATGCCGATCTCTTATACCGGTATCAATGATGAACACGCAGCAGTGCGTAATAGTGCAGGTGTGTTTGATGTAAGCCACATGGGCGAATTCATTCTCAAAGGAGAAAATGCCCTGGACCTCATTCAGCGCGTTACCAGTAACGACGCTTCCAAACTTACTGCCGGAAAGGCCCAGTACTCCTGCCTCCCCAATGCAGAAGGAGGTATCGTGGACGACCTGCTGGTATATTGCATCGAGGAAAATAAAGTATACATGCTGGTGGTGAACGCCAGTAATATTGAAAAGGACTGGAACTGGATCAGCCAGTTCAACTCCAAAGGGGTGGAAATGCATAACATTTCAGACCAAACCTGCCTGCTGGCCATCCAGGGCCCACTTGCCACCAGCATCCTGCAGACCTTAACAGATAAAGACGTTATCAATCTTAAATATTACACCTTCGTAAAAGGCACTTTTGCAGGGGTGGAAAATGTACTGATCAGTGCTACGGGTTATACCGGCGCAGGTGGTCTTGAGATCTATTTTGAAGATAAGGACGGCGCAGCAGATAAGGTCTGGGACGCTATCTTTGCCGCCGGTGCTTCTAAAGGCATCAAGCCAATTGGCCTGGGGGCCCGCGATACCCTCCGCCTGGAAATGGGTTTCTGCCTCTATGGGAATGATATAGACGACCGTACCAATCCATTGGAAGCCGGTTTGGGCTGGATCACCAAGTTCACAAAAGACTTTACCGCCCGCCCCATCCTGGAAAAAATTAAGGCAGAAGGGGTTAAACAAAAGCTCGTAGGTCTTGAGATGATAGATAAAGGCATTCCCCGCCATGATTATGAGATCAAAGATGCACAAGGCAACCTGATCGGCAGGGTTACTTCCGGCACACAATCCCCCACCCTCCAGAAAGCAGTGGGATTGGGATATGTGAGAACAGACTTTGCAACACTCGATTCAGAAGTTTATATTGCAGTGCGCGACAAGCTCCTGAAAGCAAAAGTTTCCAAGGTGCCATTCCTGTCCTAAGCAGGAAAAAGCCATACAATTTAGCGGGAAAGGGGAGCGTTATTGAAACCTATCATCTTTAGAACCATATCTTTAAATGCTATGCCGCTGATCCATCTTACCACGGTTATTCATGCTCCATTGCACAGGGTCTTTGACCTGAGCCGGAGTATCACACTGCATAAACGCAGTATGGAACACTTAAAAGAAGAGGCCATAAAAGGAAGAACGAGTGGATTGATAGAATATGATGAAACGGTTACATGGAGAGCCAAACATCTTAACAAAATGCGGCAGCTCACCATGAAGATCACGGCCATGCAAAAAGACCACTACTTTTGCGATGAAATGGTGGATGGTGACTTCACCTTTATGAAGCACGAACATTTTTTCCGCGAGATAGCAAATGGTACCGTAGTAATAGATATCATGGAGTTCGGAACACCCTATGGCCGCGTTGGCCGCTGGTTTGAAAAGCTCTATCTTAAAAAATACATGCAACGCCTGTTAGCGCTGCGCAACAATATCATCAAGGAATATGCAGAAAGTGAAAAGTGGCGGGTGATCCTTGATTAAAAAACAAAGAATGGACGAAATAACAAAACCAAGGCTGGAAGTATGCCTTTCCCCAGCCCTCCTTCACTTGTTCGACGTTAAGAACAGCATTGTTGTAATTATCGACGTTTTACGCGCTACTTCCACCATTTGCACTGCATTATACAATGGTGCGGCAAAAGTTATTCCGGTGGCCACTGTGGAAGAATGCGTAAGTATCGGCCGCCAGCTGGACGCTATCACTGCCGGAGAGCGGGATGGTAAAATTGCCGAAGGTTTATTACATGGCAATTCCCCCTTCGAATATCCCACAGAATTCATTGGCGGTAAAGTGCTGGTGCTTACCACTACCAATGGCACCAAACTTTTGCACATGGCAAAAGATGCCGTACAGATCATCACGGGATCTTTCCCTAACATTTCCGCCGTTTGCGAATACCTGATCTCCCAGGGGCAGAACGTGATCCTCGGTTGCGCTGCCTGGAAAGACCGCGTAAATATGGAAGACACCCTGTTTGCCGGAGCAGTAGTGAGCCGCATCAAAGAACATTTCGATGTAAACTGCGATTCTGCGATTGCTGCTGAAACACTCTACCATAGCGCAAAAGGAGACCTGTTCTCTTTCATGAAAAAAGCATCTCACTTCCATCGCCTGGCCCGCTACGGACTGGAAGAAGATATAAAATACTGCCTTACGGAAGATGGTGCCAACATCCTGCCCATCTTAAGGAATGGCGAACTGATCAAAGAAAAATAAAAAAGGCGCGGTGAATTTCACCGCGCCTTTTTTCTGTTCAAAATGTTTTTAAGCGACCTGTCTTTTGAGTCGCAGGAAATTATCTGCTGAATAAACGCCACCGCCGTTGAACAAAAAGAATACATTGATCAGCAGCATGGTAATCGCTCCGGTGGCATCCCCTAAGGTAGCGCCGAGCGCAAACTTAAATACAGTAGCCACGATCATGGTGATCACCAGTGAAAGGGCCGCAAAACGGGTGAATAAGCCAAACACGAGCAACAATCCACCCAGGAATTCAGAAATAGTAGCCAGCAGCCCCCAGAATGCAGGCCATGCACTGATACCAAAAAACTTCATGGAACCACCTACTCCCGTCCAAACAGGCTCACCGCCAGCTATTTTTTGCCATCCGAAAATAAAGAACAATACCCCAACGCCAATACGCAATATTAATAATCCGAGCTGTTGGGTCTTTGTGTTTTCAATAGAGGTTATATTCGCCATAGATTTAATTTATACAAAGGTAACAGCAGAAGCCCCCGGTACTCAATGGATATTTTTTCGTTTGAGTTGCACTATTTTAGTAATACCAAAACCCTCAGCAGTATGACAAATTACATCTGCACCACTTGCGGCGTGCAATATGAGTCCGGCATAACGCCACCACTCCATTGCCCCATCTGTGAAGACGACAGGCAATATGTAAACCCCGGCGGCCAAAGCTGGACCTCCCTGAAAGAGGTTGCCAAACAACACCGCAATATCATAGAAAAGATCTCCCCGGACCTTTATGCTATCTATACTGCGCCGAAATTCGGCATTGGGCAGAGAGCTTATCTTGTGATAAGCCCCGGTGGTAATGTGTTATGGGACTGCATCACGTTATTAGACCCCAGCACCATAGATATCATTGAAAAACTGGGCGGCATCAAGGCCATTGTGCTTTCACACCCCCATTATTTCAGCACTATTGTTGAATGGAGCGAAGCTTTCCAGGCAGATATTTACGTACATGCGGAAGATGCTCACTGGCTGGGCCGGAGGAATAATAAACTGCGTTTATGGGAGGGGGATATAGAACCCTTATGGGACCAGATCAAGATCGTACGCTGCGGCGGACATTTTCCCGGAGCCTGCATTTTACACTGGCCTGTTGGTGATGGCATATTGCTGGTAGGCGATACCATCCAGGTATCACCCAATTTAACAACCGTTTCCTTTATGTACAGTTACCCTAATAATATACCCCTGCCCAAAAAGGACATCCTGGCCATCGCATTTGCAGTTAAATTATTGCAATACAATGTGATGCACGGTGCTTTTGGTCTCAGTATCCGGGAAAATGCCGCCGCCGTAATGGATCGTTCCGTACAACGGTACCTGCAGATCTATGAATAACGGATACCCGTAAACACCTCTTCAGCGTGCGCTATGTGAATTTTTATGCTTACTTTTGTGGATTGCCTTTTTATGAGCCATTTAGAGAAAAATTTAGTTCACAGACAGCAGGAACAGAGATGATGAAGCGTGGTCTT includes:
- a CDS encoding sensor histidine kinase, which produces MKLLEKYNRINLLSTIAIFVLAGIAFYFALHFTLLRQVDEDLEIEQNEISNFVHQHDSLPRPVEVKDQQILFRQTAEPVEGQLYETIEMPGDEEQFRKLEFSIRAGGQWYNVSVSKSLEGTELITRSVFLITFCTILLILIATFVINRTTLKRLWQPFYHSLEILQQFKVGNRQVLKFPPTGIDEFSFMNATLERSTEKALQDYEALKVFTENASHELQTPLAIIRSKLEVIMQDENMQEHQFAALQGAIEALNKLARMNQSLLLLTKIENEQFASKSLVSIDQLLTKKIAQFKELWEDRHLTVHTEIKAVTLNANKELIEFLLNNLFSNATRHNYDHGEIFISLDEEQMVISNTGNNTPLSKTHLFQRFYNPSNSSTSNGLGLAVIRQICEASGLRVTYDYEVEKHVFTIHFK
- a CDS encoding nicotinate phosphoribosyltransferase encodes the protein MQNLILLADAYKYSHHKLYVPGTNKIYSYLESRGGLFSETVFYGLQYLLKAYLEGQVITAEKIKEASEMLPEVFGRDDVFDASRFQYLLEEHSGHLPVRIKAVPEGTVVPVKNVLMTIENTDPKCYWLTNFLETLLMQVWYPNTVATLSREIKKIVLQYFKATASAASQAGIDLVLNDFGFRGATSVEAAGLGGSAHLVNFSGSDTLAASTFAKRYYHASKAPGLSIPATEHSIVTLLGEAGEEKIFKHVLDTFPEGTIACVSDSYNIFRACEEYWGTLLKDQVLARKGTLVIRPDSGDPVRTLLKVFGILMDKFGFTLNEKGYKVLPPQVRVIQGDGINYQSIREIYAALQQAGISAENLVLGMGGALIQKVNRDTQEFALKCSYAEINGEGVDVSKSPVEMDASGELRTSFKKSKAGKFKLVKGSDGYKTVGADEFPELPDVLETVFEDGKLVKDQRFEDIRKNAAI
- a CDS encoding NUDIX hydrolase; the encoded protein is MPVHQHIRVTADAVVLRFNSKEGMMVLLSKRSIPPHIFKWGLPGGFVQNDEPLENAVHREIRDETGLRVNYLEQFKTFGAPDRDPRGRVLCVAHVGLIKPSAAKLTLGAGNKEARWYPVRELPQMAFDHAEVIAAALDHLRLRFRHEPLAFELLDAKFPVSELEKLYEWLYDRMVDRRNFQKKIHGLGLLTTQQEKLKHPLQGRPAQLFSFNREKFTELQEKGTFVEIFS
- a CDS encoding response regulator transcription factor; the protein is MKVLIIEDEQNLSDSICQYLADENFLCEVAGTFETAMEKISLYDYTCIILDINLPGGSGLDLLKELKRSNKADGVLIVSAKNSLDDKVYGLKAGADDYLAKPFYLPELSARVAAIIRRKSFDGSNIISFDELQLNLLEKTAVVKNKVIDLTRKEYDLLLYFISNKNRVISKSAIAEHLWGDDMDISENYDFIYSHIKNLRKKLVQSGCPDYIKSIYGMGYKFSY
- a CDS encoding type 1 glutamine amidotransferase family protein — its product is MKNKLCYLFVFNGYSDWEPALAVAGLQQFTDFEVQTFSLDGKPVTSAGNLTVVPRLSLAELDTADLIIIPGGAAWSEGKNREITPFIKEALSEGKTVAAICDATLYMAAEGFLDNIKHTSNDLGLLKDAVPSYKGEANYVQKAAVRDKQVITANGTAGVPFAHEIFDQFGILEQNEGFAFWFGFFHKPEFRID
- a CDS encoding M28 family peptidase — encoded protein: MKKCYLLLPLVCITLVAYPQKKADRKTVNNLQLHVTYLASDKLEGRRTGTEGEQLASAYIAEQMKLAGLSPKGDQGYLQTFTVREGKEPGANTKFNINHQAIKPEHYRPLPFSAVKAAKGEVLPGVNEMDNIWLDNVKAWDEKVSPHASPMELYIKKTKEAKKNGATGIVFYNGPEEFTTVTRWLDEKSEALPIPAVWVGPEASKTLSADDANGFQIEMQVDFKDSKRTGTNVVGYIDNGAANTVVIGAHYDHLGLGEDHNSLAPGEKAIHNGADDNASGTAALLELGRLLKASKLKNNNYLLIAFSGEELGLFGSKYYTENSTIDITSVNYMVNMDMVGRLNNDKGLQIGGIGTSPSWTALLKSSLPSGLKVSYDSSGTGPSDHTSFYRKDIPVLFFFTGTHADYHKPSDDADKINYEGELTVLKTVYEIIEKTNAQPRLAFTKTREMQMGRSTRFTVTLGIMPDYTYSKGGVRVDGVSDGKPASKAGLATGDVIIQLGNMPVTDVETYMGALSTFKAGDQTTVKVKRGKEEKVFDIRF
- a CDS encoding BamA/TamA family outer membrane protein; amino-acid sequence: MRKTISALSLCILAGSGLRAQDSPLPDSIPARRNSLFPIPVIGFSPEKGFEFGVAALYSYYSDKKDPSPWTRNSTASILSTFTTNSQFKFDVRFENWTKDNNFHIKTNFRYHNFPFYFYGMGDTTQYKNRSLVGNKRYKFSVEAEKRVTSHFYAGLSLMYQHDRFTVDEQKGIYPLADLQDKEGGYATFLGVTGVYDNRNNQNYCTGGTFVRTNVSYAPSFLSKHPLWRLELKASHFIPISAKSTLGLNAYGHSLQGNTLPFYLMPEMGNDNIMRGYYTGRYRDQNYLAAQAEYRYFLDPKKHIKFWFIDMKPTFALAGFAGTGTVFKNGGFTTAGLKPNYGLGLRYFYDKAARITLRVDYGWGEKRPGEKRQSGFYISLSEAF